The sequence tttcatcCCCCCCAGATCGTGCTGGACGTCGGCTGTGGCTCGGGGATCCTCTCCTTTTTCGCAGCGCAGGCCGGGGCAAGGAAAATCTACGCAGTGGAAGCCAGCACCATGGCCCAGCACGCCGAGGTGAGCCAGGGGAGAGGTTCCCCAGCACCCACGGGGGATAATCCCACAACCTCacccctttatttttattttttaatttttatttttttttttttttttttaccccccaGGTGCTGGTGAAGAGCAACAACCTGACGGAGCGGATCGTGGTGATCCCCGGCAAGGTGgaggaggtgtccctgcccgagCAGGTGGACATCATCATCTCCGAGCCCATGGGCTACATGCTCTTCAACGAGCGCATGCTCGAGAGCTACCTGCACGCCAAGAAGTACCTGAAACCCAGTGGTGAGTGCAgggaggggtccctgggggTCCCCGGCAGCTGCAGGACCCCCTCCCCACGCTCTAAGCTTGTCCTTCCCCCCCGTTCCCCAGGGAATATGTTCCCCACGATCGGGGACGTGCACCTGGCGCCCTTCACGGACGAGCAGCTCTACATGGAGCAGTTCACCAAGGCAAACTTCTGGTGAGGCTTCCTGCTCCCAGTCCCTACTCCCAGTTCCTGTTCCAAATTCCTGTTCTTGTTCCCAGTCCCAGTCTTTGCTCCCAGTCCCTGTTCCTGATCCCAGTTCTCAGTCCCtgttcccagtcccagtcccagtcttTGCTCCCAGTCCCTGTTCCTGATCCCAGTTCTCAGTCCCtgttcccagtcccagtcccagtcttTGCTCCCAGTCCCTGTTCCTGATCCCAGTTCTcagtccctgttcccattccctgttcaAGATCCCAGTCCCtgtttccattcccagttcctgaTCCCAATTCccagtccctgttcccattcccagtccctgtTCTTGTTCCCAGTCTTTGCTCCCAGTCCCTGTTCCTGATCCCAGTTCTCAGTCCCTGTTCCCAGTCCCTGTTCCTGATCCCAGTTCTcagtccctgttcccattccctgttcaTGATCCCAGTCCCtgtttccattcccagttcctgaTCCCAATTCccagtccctgttcccattcccagtccctgtTCCTGATCCCAGTTCTcagtccctgttcccattccctgttcaAGATCCCAGTCCCtgtttccattcccagttcctgaTCCCAATTCccagtccctgttcccattcccagtccctgtTCTTGTTCCCAGTCTTTGCTCCCAGTCCCTGTTCCTGATCCCAGTTCTCAGTCCCTGTTCCCAGTCCCTGTTCCTGATCCCAGTTCTcagtccctgttcccattccctgttcaTGATCCCAGTCCCtgtttccattcccagttcctgaTCCCAATTCccagtccctgttcccattcccagtccctgtTCCTGATCCCAGTTCTcagtccctgttcccattccctgttcaTGATCCCAGTCCCtgtttccattcccagttcctgaTCCCAATTCccagtccctgttcccattcccagtccctgtTCTTGTTCCCAGTCTTTGCTCccagtccctgttcccattcccagttcctgatcccagttcccagtccctgccagggcaggaatGGCTCTGGTTGGGATCAGGGATCTGAGCTGGGTTTGGGGGAACCCAGCTGAAATTTGGGGGAATCGGGTTGGggggtggggttttgtttttttgggatggaatGTGGCTGGGTTTTGGGATGCGATCAagtttgggttttgtggggGAGGAGGACCTGGCTCATGTTTTGGGGTAAACAAGCCCCATTTTGGGGtctggctccagctccagcagcacagctccatcccagAGCCAGAACTGGGTTGTTTTTCATGTCCCCCTGGACCTCACCTGGTGAGGGCGGGACAATCCCaatcccttcccctccttccagACAAGACcccaatccctgccctggcaatGGGGGAATCACCCAGACCCTCATCCCTTGGTCCAGGTCAACAATCCTGACCTCAGGGGAGGacacagccccatccctgtcccctgcctggGGGTACCACACGCTCCTGGCCCCGTCCCCCAGCCTGGGGTCCCCAATTTTGGGTTTTCCCACAGGTACCAGCCCTCTTTCCACGGCGTGGACCTCTCCGCTCTGCGCGGGGCCGCCGTGGACGAGTACTTCAGGCAGCCCGTGGTGGTGAGTGACCCCCAGGGCTATTCTGGGGGGCTCAAGGAGCCGTTCTGGGGGGGCTTTGGGCGATCCAGGAGAATCCCAAACCCAATCCACCCccgtttttttttccctcccccccccaggACACTTTTGACATCCGGATTTTAATGGCCAAATCCGTCAAATACACCGTGAACTTCTTGGAAGCCAAGGAGGGCGACTTGCACAGGTGAGGCACACCTGGAGGGGCTTAGCTGCGCCGTGAGGGGAGGGGTCTCTACCCCTCACCCACCCCCTGGTAATTCCCTTTATTCTCCAGGATAGAAATCCCTTTCAAATTCCACATGCTGCACTCGGGGCTGGTGCACGGCCTGGCCTTCTGGTTCGACGTGGCCTTCATCGGCTCCATGTAggtttggggaggggctggggagtgcccagaggggggggggggggtcagggcCGTGTCTGAGTGTCTGAccccccccccatttctcccctcccccagaATGACTGTGTGGCTCTCGACGGCCCCCACGGAGCCCCTGACCCACTGGTACCAGGTGAGGTGCCTGTTCCAGTCCCCCCTGTTCGCCAAGGCTGGGGACACCCTCTCAGGGACCTGTCTGCTCATCGCCAACAAGAGGTGGGGCactgtgggggggggggggggggggcgtttGGGGGGCACAGAGGGGGTTTGAGGGGgtgcagggaaggagctggagtgATatggggggggattggggggcACAGGGTGGATTTTGGAGGGATTAGGGTaggtttggggtggatttggggagattggggagcacaggggaggagctggagaggtATGGGGCAGGTTTGGGGCGAAGTTGGGGGGATTAGGACAGGTTTGGGCAGCgcaggatggatttggggggACACAGGGTGGTCCCCAAGCACCCCCCCATAGCCCTGTCCTGGTTCAGCAGCTCTggaacagggctgggagctACAGGGCGGGGGGGGCTCCTGCCCCAGTTTGGGCTGGGGGGGGGTGCCCTGGCCCAGTTTCAGGGCTGTATTTTTAACTGGGACGAGCGGGGGGGGGTTTGAACCACgacccagctgctgctgctgggcctgggggcggggggggctgAACCCTGTCTTGGCTGCACTTTGGGATCTCACTGCCCCCTTCAGCTCCATTTGGGGGATCCCACATctgtttggggtggggggggggtctcaCGGGttgtcccccctccccagacAGAGCTACGACATCAGCATCGTGGCCCAGGTGGATCAGACGGGCTCCAAATCCTCCAACCTCCTCGACCTGAAAAACCCCTTCTTCAGGTAGGGCCgaggggggggggtgggggggtgggatGTGGGGTCAAGGGGGGGTTGTGAggacccccccccaaaccctcccaaCCCTTACCTGTCCCCAGGTACACGGGCACCACCCCCTCGCCCCCCCCCGGCTCTCACTACACGTCCCCGTCGGAGAACATGTGGAACACGGGCAGCACCTACAACATGAGCACAGGAATGGCTGTGGCtggtgggtttgggggggatcctcagggggttttggggatccTGAagtgttttggggaggggtcacCTTGAAGTTTTGGGGGTGTTCTGACCTTCTCCCCACCCAGGGATGCCTGCAGCTTACGACCTGAGCAGCGTCATCGCCGGCGGCTCCAACGTGGGCCACAACAACCTGATCCCTTTGGGTGAGTTTTGGGGAGGGCTCACAGCTCGGGGAAGGGGCTCATTGtgagatttgggggggggggggggtctcatAATGAGATTTGGGGTCtcacaaccccccccccccacccccccaatcAGCCAACACCGGCATCGTCAACCACACCCACTCCAGGATGGGCTCCATCATGAGCACGGGGATCGTGCAAGGTACCCCCAAAGCCCCTAAAAACCCCTCTGCTGACCCCCAACCCCCTCCCTGACCCCCCCACGACCCTTTCctgacccccaaatcccctcccataacccccaaatcccctctctgagccccaaatcccctccctcgctcccccaaatcccttccctgaacccccagctctcctccctCAGCCCCAATCCTCTCCCTGACCCCCCCAAATTCTCTCCCTAAGCCCTaaatcccttccctgctcccccccaatcccctccctcactccccaaatcccctccctgaccccccctgtgcccccccagGCTCATCCAGTGGTCAGAGCGGCGCCGGTTCCAGCACCCACTACCCCCTCAACAGCCAGTTCACCATGGGGGGCCCCCCCATTTCCATGGCCTCCCCCATGTCCATCACCACCAACACGATGCACTACGGCAGCTAAAGGGCCCCCCCCGGCTCCCAaatatccaggaaaaaaaaaaacaacaaaaaccaaaatcgGGGACTCCCCCTTCCCCAGGGGTGGGGGggctcttccctcccccccctcgCTCCGTGCCGGACCCGgaggggaatttttgggattttttttttgttgttgttgattttttttttgttttttttttgtcttccccGGGAAgagagggggaggggggaggttcattttttttaacactttgaTTCCCAGATAATCcctggtgggatggggcaggggggAATGGGGtgaagggtggggggggggaaacaagAACGTGAATCCCACCAGGAATTTAccacccccacccctcccctgAGCCCCGGGATGGAAATCCCGTGTGAATGTACCAAAAGCTCCGGGTTTGGCCCCATTTTGGGCTGTTCTGGAGGGGTTGGGATCCCCCTGCCCTGATTTCCCCCTTGGGGGGTgcagcggggccgggctgggggggCCCCCCCGGCCATAGGAATCGTGAATCTGCGGAATTTTTCCGGCTGTAGTCTGAATAAAATGGGAGGGTTTCCACACTCGGGGGTCTGGGGGCTTCCCGGGGGGGTTGGGGGAAGCTCCCAAAATTACTGGGGTACAAATCAAAGCGATCCCTGATTTTATTTGGGGTGGTGGAGCTGAGAGAGATTTGAGGGGGGGTTGGGAAAGGGGATGGGGGGttccccccatccctgccccccCTCATCATGTGGGATGGGAAGCGTTGGAGGGGGGGGTCCCCAGCGGAGCCCCCCCAGATCCCGGCGTGGAGAGGGGCTCGAAAAAAtagagctgggaaggaaggaaaaaagatggaATCAagagggatgggggggggggggggtgtccctaaaaacccccagcaccccccccccccccccaggggaAATCTGGGGTTTAATTCCTGCCCCCAGCTGCAACTcggattttattttctccccaaGGGACAATGTGGGCTTtaatccctcccttccccaggtACATTTTTTTGGGATCCCAGACCCCACCCCAAACCGTGGCGGGGGGGTACCTGGCAGCTCAGGGCCAGCAGAGTGTGCAGGGCcaccagcacggcccccccggCCAGCGCTGGCCCGCGGCCACCGGTCCTCAGGGGGGGCCAGAAGGTGACGGCCAGAGCGACGGCCGagggcagggccagcagggccagcactgcccagcgCAGCCAGGACAGTGGGGCTGCCCACAGCACCTGGagacaccccaaaattcaccccaaaatcaatAACCCagggccagcactgcccagcgCAGCCAGGACAGTGGGGCTGCCCACAGCACCTGGAGACGccccaaaaacatcccaaaatcacctcaaaattcaccccaaaatcaatAACCCagggccagcactgcccagcgCAGCCAGGACAGTGGGGCTGCCCACAGCACCTGGAGAcgccccaaaattcaccccaaaatcaatAACCCagggccagcactgcccagcgCAGCCAGGACAGTGGGGCTGCCCACAGCACTTGCAGGGACCTGAAAATCACCcagaaacccccaaaatccacccagggATCAGTAAAATCACCCCAATAATGATCCCAAAACTGAATAATCCAGGGACCCCCAAACACCCCTCGGGACTCCCCCAAACACCCCAGGACCGTCCAAAAAAACACCTCCGAGACTCCCCCCAGAACCCAAGAACCCTCCAAAAAACACCACCACGCCCACCCCCCAACCACCCGAGGGACCCCCACACACCTCAAGAACCCACCCGAACGTcgttccccccccaccccatttgCAGAAGCCCCCCCAGACTCACAGCAGCGGGCACCAGGGCTGCCAGGGAGTAGCCGTAGGCACAGAGGGTCTCCAGGAGGCTGAAGgagccccccgagcccccccgGGCCCAGCGCAGACCCCCCCAAAGGGCCAGCGGCACCAGCCCCGCGTAGCCGAACACCAGGGTCAGAGCCACGGGCACTGCGGGGAGCAcgggggaggattttggggtgggaggAGGGATAGGGGGTGGTCAGGGTCACCCCGATTTCGTCcccaagaaaaaaaggaataaaaccctCCCCCGTGAGCTTGTTAAGGAAATCCCAAAATAGTCCCCAAAATATGGCAGGGAACCCTCAAATCCTGAGGGACCCCTTCAAATAccctcagggaccccaaaacacTGCAGGGAAATCCCCAATTGCCCCGAGGGAACCCCAGAACATCACAGGAAACTTCCCCAAACATCCCCAGGGAACCCCCAAATCCCGAGAACCCCCCTCTCACCGTGGTGGAAGTGGGGCCGGTACCGGTGCCCGGAGCCCACCCGGGCCGAACCGAGCTGGGACAGATCCCCACTGatggccagggccagggccagggtggCACAGATCCAGAAAGGGCCTGGACCGGGACAGAACCGGGTTGGGATTGGGACAGAACCGGGATGGGATCGGGACAGAACCGGGATGGGATTGGGACagaacagggatgggatcaggaAAGGACCGGGATGGGACCGGGACAGAACCGGGATGGGATTGGGACAGAACAGGGATGGGATCGGGAAAGGACTGGGACAGTACGGGGAATAGCACCGGACCCAGGATGGGAAACGGGACCGGGAGCAGCaccgggcccggcccgggcgGTGCCCCCCTCCCTCACCGTACAGATCGGGGTTGTTGCGCAGCCGGTGCCGCACGAAGTTCTTGCCCGGTACCGGCAGCACCGAGGCCTTGATGCGCTCCAGCACCTGCGGGGACAAGGGCGGGGCTCAGCCGGGGCTgctcccggtgccggtgcccgGTACCGGTTCTGGTTCCGTACCTGCCGCGTGTCCACGTCGAAAAAAGCCTGGTAATACTCGAAGGTCCAAAAGCCCCGCGGCTGCCGGTGCCCCGCCAGGAGCTGCGAGGGGTGACACCGAACCGGGTCACACCGGACCGGGGATGGGGGGGTGACACCGAACCGGGTCACACCGGACCGGGGATGGGGGGGTGACACCGAACCGGGTCACACCGGACCGGGGATGGGGGGGTGACACCGAACCGGGTCACACCGGACCGGGGAGTGTCACACCGAACCGGGTCACACCGGACCGGGGATGGGGGGGTGACACCGAACCGGGTCACACCGGACCGGGGGTAGGGGGGTGACACCGGACCGGGTCACACCGGACCGGGGACCGGGGATGGGGGGGGTCACACCGGACCGGGGGAGTCAGGCTCGGGCTCCTGCCGGACCCTCCGGGGCACCGAGACCCCCGACCCACCTCGGCCGTGTCGGCATCGTCCCCATCCTCAGGGAGCTCCGGTACCGGCACCGTCACAGAAGATCCCGACAGCGGCTCCGGTGCCTCCTGCGAGTCTGAGGGAGCCCGGGGAGTCATGCAGGGAACCGGTACCGGGAGTGGGACCGGGGGGATATCACGGGACTCACCGTGGGGCTCGTCCATGTAGGAGCCTCTCTTCTGCCGGGACGGAACACGCCGGGTTGTGAGGGACCCTCGCTACCGTCCGGAGACCGCTCCGGTACCGGCCCGCTCCAGGGACCACCCCCAACCCAGGGAACCCCCGGTACCGTCCCGGGACCGCCGGTACCGCCTCCCCGCTCACCGCCGGCTCCGCCGACGTGGACTCGTCCTCTTCCCCCCTCCCGTCCGCAGTGGTTCCGCCCGGTCCGCTTCGCTGCCGCCCCCACCGGTCCCGCGCTCCCACCGCCAAGGTTCCACCCATCCATGGTTCCGCCCGGTCCGTTCCCGCTCGTTCCGTCCCACTTCCGGTCATGGCGGCCGAGACCCCTGACCCCGCACCCgaacccccccaaaaacacctCGGGCTCGGTCCCTTCTCCTCTTTATTGGAGCCGCTGGCGGGAGAAGGGGGTGACAAAGGGTGAGGGGAGACCCCCCGGGGGTTTGGGGGCTCCCCCGGGTTGTGTATGTAGTGGggggagggttttggggttcGCCCCCTCCCCACAATTCCCAATATTTacagcgccgccgccgccggtacaaaaataaaagctctgcacgacccctcccccccacacacccccaaatttgggattggggggggggggtttggagGGGGAGGTGAGGGGGTGAGGTCCCCCCTTGagtcccctcccccccccccaagcccccccccagcccccatcgcgctccccccccccccccccaaaatgcTACAGTACAGGCAGAAATGGGGACACCCCCAAAAATCggaattttgggggaggggggggtgtcTGGGccacccccaaacctccccgacccccccctccccccagtaaagagggggggggggcaccCTGTTATTGCTTCTCCTCCGGGAGGGTCTTAGAgagagcccccccccccccacccccaaattttgggctgagccccccaggggagggaatttggggatgaCCCCGGGGGTCCCTGTGCAAAAATGGGGaagattttggggaggaaaaccCCAAATTTGGGGTCTCTGCTTGTTCC is a genomic window of Cinclus cinclus chromosome 32, bCinCin1.1, whole genome shotgun sequence containing:
- the CARM1 gene encoding histone-arginine methyltransferase CARM1, giving the protein MAAVSVFPGVRLLTVGDANGEIQRHQEQQPLRLEVRTGPDSAAIALYGHEDVCVFKCSVSRETECSRVGKQSFIITLGCNSVLLQFGTPNDFCSFYNILKNCRGHNTERSVFSERTEESSAVQYFQFYGYLSQQQNMMQDYVRTGTYQRAILQNHSDFKDKIVLDVGCGSGILSFFAAQAGARKIYAVEASTMAQHAEVLVKSNNLTERIVVIPGKVEEVSLPEQVDIIISEPMGYMLFNERMLESYLHAKKYLKPSGNMFPTIGDVHLAPFTDEQLYMEQFTKANFWYQPSFHGVDLSALRGAAVDEYFRQPVVDTFDIRILMAKSVKYTVNFLEAKEGDLHRIEIPFKFHMLHSGLVHGLAFWFDVAFIGSIMTVWLSTAPTEPLTHWYQVRCLFQSPLFAKAGDTLSGTCLLIANKRQSYDISIVAQVDQTGSKSSNLLDLKNPFFRYTGTTPSPPPGSHYTSPSENMWNTGSTYNMSTGMAVAGMPAAYDLSSVIAGGSNVGHNNLIPLANTGIVNHTHSRMGSIMSTGIVQGSSSGQSGAGSSTHYPLNSQFTMGGPPISMASPMSITTNTMHYGS
- the YIPF2 gene encoding protein YIPF2 isoform X2 — its product is MDEPHDSQEAPEPLSGSSVTVPVPELPEDGDDADTAEVLERIKASVLPVPGKNFVRHRLRNNPDLYGPFWICATLALALAISGDLSQLGSARVGSGHRYRPHFHHVPVALTLVFGYAGLVPLALWGGLRWARGGSGGSFSLLETLCAYGYSLAALVPAAVLWAAPLSWLRWAVLALLALPSAVALAVTFWPPLRTGGRGPALAGGAVLVALHTLLALSCQLYFFEPLSTPGSGGAPLGTPPSNASHPT
- the YIPF2 gene encoding protein YIPF2 isoform X1, coding for MDEPHDSQEAPEPLSGSSVTVPVPELPEDGDDADTAELLAGHRQPRGFWTFEYYQAFFDVDTRQVLERIKASVLPVPGKNFVRHRLRNNPDLYGPFWICATLALALAISGDLSQLGSARVGSGHRYRPHFHHVPVALTLVFGYAGLVPLALWGGLRWARGGSGGSFSLLETLCAYGYSLAALVPAAVLWAAPLSWLRWAVLALLALPSAVALAVTFWPPLRTGGRGPALAGGAVLVALHTLLALSCQLYFFEPLSTPGSGGAPLGTPPSNASHPT
- the YIPF2 gene encoding protein YIPF2 isoform X3 — translated: MDEPHDSQEAPEPLSGSSVTVPVPELPEDGDDADTAELLAGHRQPRGFWTFEYYQAFFDVDTRQVLERIKASVLPVPGKNFVRHRLRNNPDLYGPFWICATLALALAISGDLSQLGSARVGSGHRYRPHFHHVPVALTLVFGYAGLVPLALWGGLRWARGGSGGSFSLLETLCAYGYSLAALVPAAVLWAAPLSWLRWAVLALGY